Sequence from the Gracilinanus agilis isolate LMUSP501 unplaced genomic scaffold, AgileGrace unplaced_scaffold58137, whole genome shotgun sequence genome:
CACTACTTATTTCTACTCTCCATTTTCGTGGAGTCtcactaatgaaaagaaaaaaagaaaaattaaaattaggttATGACAAAGGAATTATTTCAGGATTATCAATGCTTACCTCTGATagaaattctttataacaattgGTCTGATTGGCAGCTGAAAGGTATGTTTCTCATTAAGAGGATTTCTCTTATAATATGTTATGCAGGACCtataaagaataaaagtaaaaatattttttaagagagaaaaaggtcTATTCtgagataaatttttaaagattaagtTTTTTCAAATGGCAactaaatcaaaagtatcaaatgTAATCTAAAAGAAAGATATAAACTGCTAAACATACAATTCTGCTTAATACAtgaaccaaagggaaaaaaaatccttcagttATGCCTAAAGTCTAAAGAGATGGAAGCTAATAAATGAAGATATTGGAAAACAGATGGAATTAAAAAACCACAGAGGACTTTCAcaaattgatacagagtgaagtaagcagaactaagacAACAATTTAAACCATacctataataatataaaacaaaataactgcCACAGTCTTAATTCTTCGGTTTAACCTAAAGACCAATCTCAACTCCATAAGAATAAGTCATGCTTTCTACTTCTTGGGACAATGCCAGAAGACTGGAGATGCAGAATGTGACATTTTCAAATATGGTCACTATGTGGATTTGTTTGatgtaaatgtttgttaaaaggGAGGGCTGCTTTTTTGGAAGGTTGGGGGGGGACAGGTATTGAGTGGGGAGTAatgatactgaaaaaaaaaaagaaagggataatcattgaaaaataaatggaagaaagcaaaataaagttCAACAGGGACAACAATAAGCTATAATCACCATGTTtaacttgaaatagaaaaaagcGTACATTAGTCCCTTTTTTCTGTTCATTGTATAGGGGCATGTTTGTTGATATTTGTCAAGtttataataatgagaaaaatatttttaataaatatgttgagggaaagaacatgcaaaGTCCACAATAGCCCTGAGAGTCAAGAACAATGAACTTAGTAATACATGTAAAGtatataagtaatataaatatatagggaggggagatgagtggAATTAAATAAAAGCTTATAAATCCATTGTATATATACCATAAGAACTCACATCTAAATAGAatgtttaaggtttacaaagtgctttcccttCATAGCAGCCTTAAGACAGGTTAAATAAGTTATATTaccactttacagatgaacatggaggttaagtaacttacccagggttataGAACTATTTAGTATGAGAccataggatttgaatccagacttcctgactccaagtccaaaaaACCgtattttatttcctaattttgtaaatataggaatctatgaattctttcttttttcttatttacaacCAAGAAAACAATCCACtttcatggaaacaatgaaaggTAGATCAAACCTTCTAAAAGGGTCTATCACCCTCAGGTTAATGAATTATCTAACCGCATGGAAGAACATGCTTCCTACAAGAACAGTTCTGCCTAACTTTTAGTCAAAATGAACACCACAGTTTTATTTATGTTGCATTGTAAATGGAAGATTcaggaataataactgaattGATCATCACCATACAGATATACCACAGTTATCACTCTGACCAAAAGCTATACTAACAAGTTGTCAGAACCATTCTATCACTATAGGTAGATATAAACTGAACAGTATTAAACTATAATAGCTTGAATTATTTCTGAAGACAACTAAAGCATTTATTGATAAAAAGTTATCAGAAAGTAATGAATACTTACTGTGCTAAGGTAAATAGGACTTCATGTGGAAGTTTAAGGTACATCATGGAACTGATTACGACTTCCAGGATGTGGTGGAGTTTTCTAACCCGATTAACTTGTTCCTGTGTATCAACAGATGTGCAAATAAAGTAAtcctgaaaggaaaaataaaaaaggaaaaaaacttgagCCTTTGCAAAGGGGCTAGAGAAGTGAAATAGGCTGAATTCTAAGaggagaaataaggaagacaGGGATATAGAATTCATGAATTTCAACATTATTcttaaattatacattttaaatgtgTAGGTGAATTATTATACTTTTGCTaagcaaaaaagggaaatggcttCTCAAGTAACAAGAAATAACATATTTGATCTAAATATAGGCCAATCCCAAGAGAGACAAATTGCCCAAACTGAGATGtcttttgtaagaaaaaaatatattacaggctgaaaagaaaatgtataggtCATGCTTTTATCCAATAATTCAGGGGTAGGGAAGAACATTATTATCTTTAGAACAGCACAATACCTTACAACTATAAAACCTGCTGCCCTGAGCAATTCAGAAGTGGTGTATGAATATTATCACATCTTccagagatgtgtgtgtgtgtgcgtatccAACTCCTGTCTTTCCATCTCCAAATTATTGTCTTAcatattattaatttcctttcatGTTCTCTATAGTAGAGCCAACTGGCCTATTTTTCTGTCCCCCACAAATATCATTCCATCTCTTATCTCTAAGCCCAGAAGTGTTTCCCCATGTCTGGAttaatcttatcatttctatttcttagaatATCTAACTTCCTTAAAAGCTTGGCTCAAGGGACACTTCCTCTGTATGGCCTTTCTGGTACCCCTCAAGTAATAGTGCCTattctttgaaattcttttgtAGTTACCTATGTTATACACATGTTGAATTTCCCCATAGAGAGTGTGCTTCTTGAGAGCAAGTatggtttatttcttttttgttttgaacCACCAGAAGATAGCATAAAAAAAAGGTTCTCAATGGCAATCAGCTGATTGTCCAAAGTACCATAACATATAATATCCTTTTGAAGTTGATAATggttactattttttttcttcacagaaaTTAAACTAAAAGTTCAGGGAAGTTGGCAAGTTTACAGTAAATCCATTTACTTGGTTTTCATCCCATGCATTTCTGGCTAGACCTCTTTCAGAACAAACatattaaataaaactaaaaatccaAAATGAGCACCACCCCCAATTTCACATCTTTTATTTTGCACACTAGATGTACACATAACTTTCATAAATAAAAGTTTAGCACACATGTGAGATTCATTTAAATGAATTCTATTGCATTTCACAAAATACCTTGATTTACAATATAAATAAGCattccttaatttaatttttctgtaaGTATGGATTATCACTTATAGTAAACTTATCAAGACCAGAAAGCTCAAAAATTTTTCTTCACTGAAATTTTAGGAGACAAATCATGCTAAACAACTTAAATCAGTGAGATGTTCATAAAAGCAACCGACAAATTATATGTCAGTATAGATTTAATTTCATCTCTCATACTTCCTGTTGCTACCTTCCTATGTAATCAGAATGAACATTCATAAATAGGGACCTAAGGCAATGCAAGTGTATCTGGACacattctaattctttgctgGTAATACATGTACAGTGGAAAATGGTAGTAGAGAGACTAGATGCTCTCTGATCCTCTGTGACTGTAACTGTACTTTGATTCTCCAATATTCTGAACAAAAAGGATTTTCTATCTTGGATTTAAGGCAAGGTATACCTATATACTTggtacaaaattataaaaagtgaAAAGCAAACTGGAGAAGGTCAAAATAAACTCACCAAATGGTTTAAGGATGCAAGTTCCTGGcctataaagaaaatttaaaaaatatgtaactGGAAAACATATCCACGTCAATAAAATagatcttttaaatatattaaggTATCTTTCTACATAATTTGTAAATTTTAATGCACgtcaattaattttttcattgtatttattttattgaatgtaTTATTGAAAACAAAGATGcctaaatcaaacaaaaaaagcaaaattttgttaaattaagCCACAATTATACAGTGCTATTATTTATCTTTGAATTATCAATTTGTGTTAAAAACAATTAAGTTCTAGAAAGTTTCAAGTTTTGGGTATGCTCAATCAATATCTtacaagaaaatgaaagatgtggagagaaaaagaaaattaagcatctagaacaggggtcggcaacctttttggctgtgagagccataaacaccacattttttaaaatgtaatttcgtgagagccatattGCCCTCAAAAGatccagatatggcttgagagccatacgttgccgacccctgatctagaagcTCATAATTGGAAATGGTAACAGGGAAACtaaccaagggaaaaaaaattaaatagtaaacttacctataaaaaaattaatgtaatctCTCTTTATTTTGTCCAAACCAACTTCTAAAAGCATTCGAATTGGAGTGGTACCAGTGAGAGGAACCACATCCAGGCGTCCATGGTAAGACTGCTGAATGTGTTTACTTAGTAAACTGCTACTCCCTCTGTGGAGCTAGAAATAAGATATTTCCTTTAGAATCTTGACAAGAGATGTTAATATATTTGAATGAATATAAATTAATTCAATCAAATAGAAGGCTACCAAAATGGATCTAAATGAGATTTTGCATTTTAAAGCACTGTGCTTATAGATTTTGTAGCCCCCCCATCAACTAGGTCATATCTATTTACACAATGGAAATCTCATCATTTAAAAGcatgtttttttaaagttgtgcATCAAAGGTGGTTATCTTAAACgtgtaaaaaatatatacatacccaTGGCTGTATGTCCCCACGTCTTAAACACTGTAGGATCAATGTAAAGCATTTCACCAAATCTTGGTATGAGGCAACACCTTGAAAACAtaccaaaattcatttttatagcatttttgtAGTTTGTTGtaaaagtaatcttttttttaaccacatcagataaaagaagaatatttactTTGTTGATGAAAAGAGGCACCAATAAATTGAGTTAAAAATTAAGGATTAAAAGGTCTAATAAgttgataataaaataaaggaaccaAGTGTCAATGCTCtgccataaaataaaatattaaaatgcttaGAATTCTAGCAAGATGGGATAATGAAAAGACTGATGGATTTTGAGTTGGAGAACCTGGATTTGACCTCAATTCTACTAACCTATTAGTAAACCTTTGTTATTTGGGTCACcatggccctcagtttcttcctctatagaaTGAGTAAATTGGACTAAATGGTTGCCAATAAGTCTTTCCAACTCAATATATGATCTTAAGGGTCTTATATCCAACACCACCAATTTACATATGGAATTACAAATTTCCTGTAACAAAAGTTATTTTAGATTTGTTAATGAGTAATCCTAAATTTTGCCACTAACAGCCAAGAAACTTGGTAAGATCGCAAGATTGAGCAAAGTTTAAAGTTGAGGGAAAATACCCAAGGTGGACCTATTTCTAACTTCAACAGATTTTCAAGTAAACACAAGATATGacaaataagaattattttcttatcaGGACACTTACTCATTCTCATTCTGCACCACAGCTGCTCAGCAAAATCCAGATCACCACGTACAGTGAAAAAACACTCAATGGAATCATCGACTGCAGCAGTATCACATCTCAAtgactaaaaaataattaaaacttcaGAGAATGTTTTATCAAAAATGTAAAGATTTCTAGATCACCAGAAACAA
This genomic interval carries:
- the LOC123256361 gene encoding protein zwilch homolog, translated to SLRCDTAAVDDSIECFFTVRGDLDFAEQLWCRMRMSVASYQDLVKCFTLILQCLRRGDIQPWLHRGSSSLLSKHIQQSYHGRLDVVPLTGTTPIRMLLEVGLDKIKRDYINFFIGQELASLNHLDYFICTSVDTQEQVNRVRKLHHILEVVISSMMYLKLPHEVLFTLAQSCITYYKRNPLNEKHTFQLPIRPIVIKNFYQSETPRKWRVEISSGQKQVKTLWQLSDTPSISHLNFSRH